The following proteins are encoded in a genomic region of Rubrobacter xylanophilus DSM 9941:
- a CDS encoding DMT family transporter, translating to MAWRKGGFFGVLLVALGASLWGTDGVLRVPLLEDMSPLSIVFAEHLFLAAYSVPAVVIGRRAFRGFGLPQWGALLVIGWGGSALATLLFTAAFAVGNPTVVILLQKTQPLFAIALSALLLREPLGWRYWPGFAVAMVGAYLVSFADLSPFRQLPGAEALTAALALGAALLWGSSTVLGRLVLREVPFHTLTGARLLLALPLLAGIVLAQGTLGQAAQGLAGHPGRLALLALLPGLLALLLYYRGLSSTRASYATLAELTFPATAVVLNWAVLGVGIGASQLAGFLLLWGAVLYLSHLNARSPSPEGPALEPGRG from the coding sequence TTGGCCTGGAGGAAGGGCGGCTTCTTCGGCGTTTTGCTGGTTGCCCTCGGCGCCTCGCTGTGGGGCACCGACGGGGTGCTCCGGGTCCCGCTGCTCGAGGACATGTCGCCGCTCTCCATAGTCTTCGCCGAGCACCTGTTTCTGGCGGCCTACTCCGTGCCCGCCGTCGTCATCGGGCGCCGCGCCTTCCGGGGCTTCGGCCTCCCGCAGTGGGGGGCGCTGCTCGTGATCGGGTGGGGCGGCTCCGCCCTGGCCACGCTGCTCTTCACCGCGGCCTTCGCCGTCGGCAACCCCACGGTCGTCATCCTCCTGCAGAAGACCCAGCCGCTCTTCGCCATAGCCCTCTCCGCCCTTCTGCTCCGGGAGCCGCTGGGCTGGAGGTACTGGCCCGGCTTCGCCGTGGCCATGGTCGGGGCCTACCTGGTCTCCTTCGCGGACCTCTCGCCGTTCCGGCAGCTGCCGGGCGCCGAGGCGCTGACCGCCGCCCTCGCGCTCGGAGCCGCCCTGCTGTGGGGCTCCTCGACCGTGCTGGGGCGGCTGGTGCTCCGGGAGGTCCCCTTCCACACCCTCACCGGGGCGCGCCTCCTCCTCGCCCTGCCGCTGCTCGCCGGCATAGTGCTCGCCCAGGGCACCCTCGGGCAGGCGGCGCAGGGGCTCGCCGGCCACCCGGGCCGGCTCGCGCTGCTCGCCCTCCTCCCCGGCCTTCTCGCCCTCCTCCTCTACTACCGGGGGCTCTCCTCCACCCGGGCCTCCTACGCCACCCTCGCCGAGCTCACCTTCCCCGCCACCGCGGTCGTCCTCAACTGGGCGGTGCTCGGGGTGGGGATAGGCGCCAGCCAGCTGGCCGGCTTTCTCCTGCTCTGGGGGGCCGTGCTCTACCTCAGCCACCTCAACGCCCGCTCCCCCTCTCCGGAGGGCCCCGCACTCGAGCCCGGGCGGGGTTGA